The Sander vitreus isolate 19-12246 chromosome 5, sanVit1, whole genome shotgun sequence genome includes a region encoding these proteins:
- the selenom gene encoding selenoprotein M — MWLILLASLLHCVSAYDVDLKKLDGLAKARVETCGGUQLNRLREVKAFVVQDIPLYHNLVMKHIPGADPELVLLNHYYEELDRIALSDMTRSEINELLGELGFYKKAKPEDEVPEEFHFSPAKDSPFKDELAYKPSTSHLATENASSEPNAETMHTDL, encoded by the exons ATGTGGCTGATCCTGTTGGCCAGTTTACTTCACTGCGTCTCGGCCTACGATGTGGATCTGAAGAAACTGGACGGGCTGGCGAAAGCGAGGGTGGAG ACTTGTGGTGGATGACAGCTGAACAGGCTCAGAGAG GTCAAAGCCTTTGTGGTCCAGGACATTCCTCTTTA CCATAACCTGGTGATGAAGCACATTCCTGGGGCCGACCCTGAGCTCGTCCTCCTGAACCACTATTATGAAGAGCTGGAT CGGATCGCTCTATCTGACATGACCCGCTCCGAGATCAACGAGCTGCTGGGGGAGCTGGGCTTCTACAAGAAGGCTAAACCTGAGGACGAGGTGCCGGAGGAGTTCCACTTTTCTCCTGCCAAAGACAGCCCGTTTAAAGACGAGCTGGCCTATAAACCCTCCACTTCCCATCTTGCCACAGAGAATGCCTCCTCAGAGCCCAATGCAGAAACCATGCATACTGACCTATAA